From a single Labrenzia sp. PHM005 genomic region:
- a CDS encoding response regulator, which produces MNATAPEDNAPHLLLVDDDSRIRDLLGRLLKDNGYRVSAAANAAEARVCLSGLEFDLIILDVMMPGETGTELAASLRQTSQVPILMLTARTDAPDRIAGLEAGVDDYLGKPFEPKELLLRIGAILRRGQYQPPTTVTEIRFGPFCYNTSRGELKNGDKSIRLTDREKQILSIFAEQPGATVPRHKIVGDDSGLGERTVDVQINRLRRKIEEDPGNPIFLQTVRGIGYRLACD; this is translated from the coding sequence ATGAACGCGACCGCTCCCGAAGACAATGCACCCCACTTGCTTTTGGTGGATGACGACAGCCGGATCCGAGATCTTCTTGGGCGGCTTTTAAAAGACAATGGTTACCGGGTGTCGGCAGCGGCCAATGCGGCAGAAGCACGGGTATGCCTGTCCGGCCTGGAGTTCGACCTCATTATCCTGGACGTCATGATGCCGGGTGAAACAGGCACAGAGCTCGCCGCGTCCCTGCGCCAGACATCCCAGGTCCCGATCTTGATGCTGACGGCCAGGACCGACGCCCCGGATCGCATCGCGGGATTGGAGGCCGGTGTTGATGATTATCTGGGAAAACCCTTTGAGCCGAAAGAACTCCTGTTGCGGATCGGCGCCATCTTGCGGCGCGGCCAGTATCAGCCGCCGACCACCGTCACCGAAATACGGTTTGGCCCCTTCTGCTACAATACCTCTCGCGGTGAGTTGAAGAATGGCGATAAATCCATCCGCTTGACCGACCGGGAAAAACAAATCTTGTCGATCTTTGCTGAGCAGCCGGGCGCGACTGTTCCGCGGCACAAGATCGTTGGCGATGACAGCGGCCTAGGAGAACGCACAGTCGACGTTCAAATCAATCGCCTACGGCGGAAAATTGAAGAAGATCCTGGAAATCCGATATTTCTGCAAACGGTCCGCGGCATCGGTTACCGGCTCGCATGTGACTAG
- a CDS encoding MarR family winged helix-turn-helix transcriptional regulator, translated as MSRLAPAGDEGDPVDAVPYDLIELLFFAYRDFTGDPDDVLAEYDFGRAHHRVLHFVERNPGIMVTDLLAILRITKQSLGRVLKQLVDAGIIEQREGPHDRRQRLLYTTDQGRALADDLARLQQNRLERALIGLPDGADKVVRRFLLQVIDPEARDDIIGLIRSSYDL; from the coding sequence ATGAGTCGGCTGGCACCGGCAGGAGATGAAGGGGATCCTGTAGATGCCGTTCCTTATGATTTGATCGAGCTTTTATTCTTTGCTTACCGGGATTTTACCGGCGATCCGGACGATGTTCTGGCCGAATATGATTTTGGCCGGGCGCACCACAGAGTTCTCCATTTCGTGGAACGCAATCCAGGGATCATGGTGACGGATCTGCTTGCAATCTTGCGGATTACCAAACAAAGCCTCGGTCGGGTTTTGAAGCAACTCGTCGATGCCGGGATCATCGAACAGCGTGAAGGACCGCATGACCGCCGCCAGCGTCTGCTCTATACGACTGATCAGGGCCGAGCACTGGCGGACGACCTGGCCCGTTTGCAACAAAACCGCCTTGAACGTGCCCTAATTGGATTGCCAGATGGGGCCGATAAAGTCGTCCGGCGTTTTTTGTTGCAAGTGATTGATCCGGAAGCCCGGGATGACATCATCGGACTGATACGCAGTTCGTATGACCTGTAA